The Streptomyces achromogenes genome window below encodes:
- a CDS encoding S1 family peptidase, translated as MALHHHSENAWRVRVDDERGAPCGAGVLLDDRHVLTCAHVVRYAGAQPQGTASCVRIRSVACGPEWTRTARVVPGSWVHEHGTRRGDVALLVLDEPVDCATRTTLWKVPISGGRVRVYGFPQAEPYGMATDAELAGSGGREGEWGLLRQIRAGDPWIEAGYSGAGVIALDGEFKGRVIGIVVADYVNGDARAAWMLPTETLLTYLPSIKEFTGGHRTDELGPSGGELPQDVLHDPLRLALTQELTRLLDGDWSGTVAVGTDASVGAGSSWLVRLVRTADPAARATVSDAELTEAPGDTVLGLGSIDAAYDACGRSVAEVRRYLTGRFGLRAEDDREAVRRLARRRPPACLVVGRVDRAADPDALVRDLLGPLARRARSSGLRLVLGFEDRPPQDLAHDVSLDPAPIVGSASASVTSAQAQTAVGQLAAEEEAAARLWARWGEKFFGAPRPPRSAAPRLRIRLAVARTTEPNAELTAVHDRALEARAEVAAFDRALRRMVDDYADLCTSLELHRVRAARLFGEEDRRLAELYAPAARALQTVPIDLAAARRRVRLYIDEVNRRIDEG; from the coding sequence ATGGCGCTGCATCACCACAGTGAGAACGCGTGGCGGGTGAGGGTGGACGACGAGCGTGGGGCTCCCTGCGGTGCCGGGGTGCTGCTCGACGACCGGCACGTGCTGACCTGCGCTCATGTCGTCCGGTACGCGGGAGCGCAGCCGCAGGGCACGGCGTCCTGCGTACGGATCAGGAGTGTGGCCTGCGGTCCGGAGTGGACCCGCACCGCGCGCGTGGTCCCCGGATCGTGGGTGCACGAGCACGGCACACGGCGCGGGGACGTGGCGCTGCTCGTACTCGACGAGCCCGTCGACTGCGCGACCAGGACCACCCTGTGGAAGGTGCCGATCTCCGGCGGCAGGGTGCGGGTGTACGGCTTCCCGCAGGCCGAGCCCTACGGCATGGCCACCGACGCCGAACTGGCCGGTTCCGGCGGACGGGAGGGTGAATGGGGCCTGCTGAGGCAGATCCGCGCCGGTGACCCGTGGATCGAGGCGGGCTACTCCGGCGCCGGAGTCATTGCGCTGGACGGCGAGTTCAAGGGCAGAGTCATCGGCATCGTGGTGGCCGACTACGTCAACGGCGACGCCCGGGCGGCCTGGATGCTGCCGACCGAGACGCTGCTGACGTACCTGCCGAGCATCAAGGAGTTCACCGGCGGCCACCGTACCGACGAACTCGGCCCGTCCGGCGGCGAGTTGCCCCAGGACGTGCTGCACGACCCGCTGCGTCTCGCGCTCACCCAGGAGCTCACGCGCCTGCTCGACGGCGACTGGTCGGGCACCGTGGCCGTCGGCACCGACGCCTCGGTCGGCGCGGGCTCCTCGTGGCTGGTGCGACTCGTGCGCACGGCCGACCCGGCGGCCCGCGCGACCGTGTCCGACGCCGAGCTGACCGAGGCCCCCGGGGACACCGTGCTGGGACTCGGCTCCATCGACGCGGCGTACGACGCCTGCGGCAGGTCGGTCGCCGAGGTGCGCCGGTACCTGACGGGCCGGTTCGGACTGCGCGCGGAGGACGACCGCGAGGCGGTCCGCCGGCTGGCGCGTCGCCGGCCTCCCGCCTGCCTCGTGGTGGGCCGCGTCGACCGGGCGGCCGACCCGGACGCACTCGTACGGGATCTGCTCGGGCCGCTGGCCCGGCGGGCCCGCTCGAGCGGCCTGCGTCTGGTCCTGGGTTTCGAGGACCGGCCCCCGCAAGACCTCGCCCATGACGTGTCCCTCGACCCGGCCCCCATCGTCGGTTCGGCCTCCGCGAGCGTGACCTCGGCCCAGGCGCAGACGGCGGTCGGACAGCTCGCCGCCGAGGAGGAGGCGGCGGCCCGGCTGTGGGCGCGGTGGGGCGAGAAGTTCTTCGGCGCGCCCCGCCCGCCCCGCAGCGCCGCACCCCGCCTGCGGATCCGGCTGGCCGTCGCCCGGACCACCGAGCCGAACGCCGAGCTCACCGCGGTCCACGACCGGGCCCTCGAAGCCCGCGCCGAGGTCGCCGCCTTCGACCGGGCGCTGCGGCGGATGGTCGACGACTACGCCGACCTCTGCACGAGCCTCGAACTGCACCGGGTGCGCGCGGCGCGGTTGTTCGGCGAGGAGGACCGGCGGCTCGCCGAGCTGTACGCCCCCGCGGCGCGCGCGCTGCAGACCGTGCCGATCGACCTCGCGGCCGCCCGCAGGCGGGTCCGGCTCTACATCGACGAGGTCAACCGCCGGATCGACGAAGGGTGA
- the ctaD gene encoding aa3-type cytochrome oxidase subunit I, protein MATHTEPVAPVPAAERRSRGHAVVSWLTTTDHKKIGHLYLVTSFAFFLAGGALAMAVRAELARPGLQFLSQEQYNQSFTMHGTIMLLLFATPTFAGFANAIMPLQIGSPDVAFPRLNMFAYWLFAFGGLIVLSSFLTPQGAADFGWTAYTPLSGGDHTAYLGGDLWIMGLALAGFGTILGAVNFITTIICMRAPGMTMFRMPIFTWNVLLTSVLVLLAFPVLAAALLVLEADRKFGALVFDPGNGGAILWQHLFWFFGHPEVYILALPFFGVISEIIPVFSRKPVFGYMGLVGATITITGLSATVWAHHMFATQAVLLPFFSFMSFLIAVPTGVKFFNWIGTMWNGSISFEPPMLWAAGFLVTFLFGGLTGVLLASPPMDFHVTDSYFVVAHFHYVLFGTIVFAMFGGFSFWWPKMTGTMLDHRLEKIHFWTLFVGFHTTFLVQHWLGAEGMPRRYADYLAADGFTALNTVSSIGAFLLGLSTLPFLYNVWRTARYGRKVEVDDPWGYGRSLEWATACPPPRHNFVALPRIRSESPAFDLHHPELAEIEQGENEGRRDAVDAEGHKSGPR, encoded by the coding sequence ATGGCGACCCATACCGAACCCGTTGCCCCCGTCCCCGCCGCCGAGCGCCGCAGCCGGGGGCACGCGGTCGTGTCCTGGCTGACCACGACCGACCACAAGAAGATCGGTCACCTCTACCTGGTGACGTCGTTCGCGTTCTTCCTCGCCGGAGGGGCGCTTGCGATGGCGGTCCGAGCGGAACTGGCCCGGCCGGGGCTGCAGTTCCTGTCCCAGGAGCAGTACAACCAGTCGTTCACCATGCACGGCACGATCATGCTGCTGCTGTTCGCGACGCCGACGTTCGCCGGGTTCGCCAACGCGATCATGCCGTTGCAGATCGGCTCCCCGGACGTCGCCTTCCCCCGGCTGAACATGTTCGCGTACTGGCTGTTCGCCTTCGGCGGGCTGATCGTCCTCTCCAGTTTCCTCACCCCGCAGGGCGCGGCCGACTTCGGCTGGACGGCGTACACCCCGCTCAGCGGCGGTGACCACACCGCCTATCTCGGCGGCGACCTGTGGATCATGGGGCTCGCGCTGGCGGGGTTCGGCACCATCCTCGGTGCGGTCAACTTCATCACCACGATCATCTGCATGCGCGCCCCCGGCATGACCATGTTCCGCATGCCGATCTTCACCTGGAACGTGCTGCTGACGTCGGTGCTCGTCCTGCTCGCCTTCCCCGTTCTGGCGGCCGCCCTGCTCGTCCTGGAGGCGGACCGGAAGTTCGGGGCGCTCGTCTTCGACCCGGGCAACGGCGGGGCGATCCTGTGGCAGCACCTCTTCTGGTTCTTCGGCCACCCCGAGGTCTACATCCTCGCCCTGCCGTTCTTCGGGGTGATCAGCGAGATCATCCCCGTCTTCTCCCGCAAGCCGGTCTTCGGCTACATGGGGCTGGTCGGCGCCACCATCACCATCACGGGCCTGTCCGCGACCGTGTGGGCCCACCACATGTTCGCCACGCAGGCCGTGCTGCTGCCGTTCTTCTCCTTCATGAGCTTCCTGATCGCCGTGCCCACGGGCGTGAAGTTCTTCAACTGGATCGGCACGATGTGGAACGGGTCGATCTCCTTCGAGCCGCCGATGCTGTGGGCGGCCGGCTTCCTGGTCACGTTCCTCTTCGGCGGTCTGACCGGCGTCCTCCTCGCTTCGCCGCCGATGGACTTCCATGTCACCGACAGCTACTTCGTGGTCGCCCACTTCCACTACGTGCTCTTCGGCACGATCGTCTTCGCCATGTTCGGCGGCTTCAGCTTCTGGTGGCCGAAGATGACGGGCACGATGCTCGACCACCGACTGGAGAAGATCCACTTCTGGACGTTGTTCGTGGGCTTCCACACCACGTTCCTGGTGCAGCACTGGCTGGGCGCCGAGGGCATGCCCCGCCGTTACGCCGACTACCTGGCCGCCGACGGTTTCACCGCCCTCAACACCGTCTCCTCCATCGGCGCCTTCCTGCTCGGCCTGTCCACTCTCCCGTTCCTCTACAACGTCTGGAGGACCGCGAGATACGGCAGGAAGGTCGAGGTCGACGACCCGTGGGGGTACGGCCGCTCACTGGAGTGGGCCACCGCCTGCCCGCCGCCGCGCCACAACTTCGTCGCGCTGCCGCGCATCCGCTCCGAGTCCCCGGCCTTCGACCTGCACCACCCCGAGCTCGCGGAGATCGAGCAGGGGGAGAACGAGGGCCGGCGCGACGCGGTCGACGCGGAGGGTCACAAGAGCGGCCCGCGGTGA
- a CDS encoding DUF5670 family protein — protein MVPLLLVLLLALILFGAGFALKALWWIAVIVLVVWLVGFFARSTGAGGTRGRWYRW, from the coding sequence ATGGTTCCCTTGCTGCTGGTTCTTCTGCTCGCCCTGATCCTCTTCGGCGCCGGGTTCGCCCTCAAGGCGCTGTGGTGGATCGCCGTGATCGTCCTCGTGGTCTGGCTGGTCGGCTTCTTCGCCCGGTCGACCGGGGCAGGCGGGACACGGGGCCGCTGGTACCGCTGGTAG
- a CDS encoding ABC transporter substrate-binding protein: MARQAKHWRTAAVGVAVLGLTLTACGGAKVGDSSSGSGGGADGSGKCGTFNLAVNPWVGYEADAAVVAYVAENDLHCKVTKKDLKEEIAWQGFGTGEVDAVLENWGHDDLKKKYITGQKTAVEAGPTGNKGIIGWYVPPWLAKAHPDITDWNNLNKYAANFKTSESGGKGQLLDGDPSYVTNDEALVKNLKLDFKVVYAGSETALIQAYRKAEKNKEWVIGYFYEPQWFLSEVPLVKVNLPAYKTGCDADAEKIACDYPVYTLDKIVSAKFAKSGSPAYDLVKKFNWTNDDQNVVAKYIAVDKMTPEAAAKKWVEANRAKVDAWIK; this comes from the coding sequence ATGGCAAGGCAAGCGAAACACTGGAGAACCGCCGCGGTAGGCGTGGCGGTCCTCGGTCTCACCCTCACCGCCTGCGGCGGTGCGAAGGTCGGCGACAGCTCCTCGGGGTCCGGCGGCGGCGCGGACGGGTCCGGCAAGTGCGGCACCTTCAACCTCGCGGTCAACCCGTGGGTGGGCTACGAGGCGGACGCCGCGGTCGTCGCGTACGTCGCGGAGAACGACCTCCACTGCAAGGTCACCAAGAAGGACCTCAAGGAGGAGATCGCCTGGCAGGGCTTCGGGACGGGCGAGGTGGACGCCGTCCTGGAGAACTGGGGCCATGACGACCTGAAGAAGAAGTACATCACCGGCCAGAAGACCGCCGTGGAGGCCGGCCCTACCGGGAACAAGGGCATCATCGGCTGGTACGTGCCGCCGTGGCTGGCGAAGGCGCATCCCGACATCACCGACTGGAACAACCTGAACAAGTACGCCGCGAACTTCAAGACCTCGGAGTCGGGAGGCAAGGGCCAGCTTCTCGACGGCGACCCGTCGTACGTGACCAACGACGAGGCGCTGGTGAAGAACCTGAAGCTGGACTTCAAGGTGGTGTACGCGGGCAGTGAGACCGCGCTCATCCAGGCCTACCGCAAGGCCGAGAAGAACAAGGAATGGGTGATCGGCTACTTCTACGAGCCCCAGTGGTTCCTCTCCGAGGTGCCGCTCGTGAAGGTGAACCTGCCTGCCTACAAGACGGGTTGCGACGCCGACGCGGAGAAGATCGCGTGCGACTACCCGGTCTACACGCTGGACAAGATCGTCAGTGCGAAGTTCGCCAAGTCCGGCAGCCCGGCCTACGACCTCGTGAAGAAGTTCAACTGGACGAACGACGACCAGAACGTCGTGGCCAAGTACATCGCCGTCGACAAGATGACCCCCGAGGCCGCGGCCAAGAAGTGGGTCGAGGCCAACCGCGCCAAGGTGGACGCCTGGATCAAGTGA
- a CDS encoding ABC transporter permease — protein sequence MTVALEKPEKSGTAAPVAPVRSPRTVGRRPLLIAAILVLWLALFALLRGKQTLSLAAADLTDLHRWFNDVNDSIGANRDTNPLFLYFFNEIRLVIDTLVTFVRELISQPSDARPLPQIGWLGVVGIAGYVSWAFGNWRVALLAVAGFTFFGLQGLWQESMDTLALTLSSVLVALLFAIPLGVWAGLSDRFHRIMTPFLDFMQTMPTFVYLAPLTLFFLIGGASATIATVIYAAPPAIRITAHAIRSVPETTVEAAESLGATRRQALVKVLLPMSKRTVVMGVNQSIMAALAMVTIAALIDAPGLGKTVVQALQSLDVGTAFNAGLSIVVMAIVLDRVTTAASVRAESARRSQSRLAAWRRPLLGAGAAVTAVLVYLSHTFVWAAEFPGEGGPGSSVASAADSATTWVQDHLSGVTNAFRDVLTNGLLNPFQSLLTDSPWWLVGVVLIALGAVLGGLRAGITTAVCVGLLVGTGMWSDAMTTLASTVFATVLVMLLGVVFGVWMGRSTLVDRVLRPTLDAAQVMPPFVYLVPFLALFGATRFTAIVAAVVYAAPVAIKIIADGVRNVPAATVEAATSAGCDTWQIITKVQLPMARSALTLATNQGLIYVLSMVVVGGLVGAGALGYDVVAGFSQGQLYGKGLAAGLAIVLLGVMFDRITQAAARRSSA from the coding sequence ATGACCGTCGCCCTGGAGAAACCGGAGAAGTCCGGGACGGCGGCGCCGGTCGCCCCCGTCAGGAGCCCGCGCACCGTCGGCCGGCGGCCCCTGCTGATCGCCGCGATCCTGGTCCTGTGGCTGGCGCTCTTCGCCCTGCTGCGCGGGAAGCAGACGCTGTCGCTGGCGGCGGCCGATCTCACCGACCTGCACCGGTGGTTCAACGACGTCAACGACTCGATCGGCGCGAACCGCGACACCAACCCGCTGTTCCTGTACTTCTTCAACGAGATCCGCCTGGTCATCGACACCCTGGTGACCTTCGTCCGGGAGCTGATCTCCCAGCCCTCGGACGCCCGGCCCCTCCCGCAGATCGGCTGGCTCGGCGTGGTCGGCATCGCCGGCTACGTCTCGTGGGCCTTCGGCAACTGGCGGGTCGCCCTGCTGGCGGTGGCCGGCTTCACCTTCTTCGGGCTGCAGGGCCTGTGGCAGGAGAGCATGGACACCCTGGCGCTGACCCTGTCCTCGGTCCTTGTGGCGCTGCTGTTCGCGATCCCGCTCGGGGTGTGGGCGGGGCTGTCCGACCGGTTCCACCGGATCATGACGCCCTTCCTGGACTTCATGCAGACCATGCCGACCTTCGTCTACCTCGCCCCCCTGACCCTGTTCTTCCTCATCGGCGGAGCCTCCGCCACCATCGCCACGGTGATCTACGCGGCCCCGCCGGCCATCCGCATCACCGCGCACGCCATCCGGTCCGTCCCCGAGACCACCGTCGAGGCGGCCGAGTCGCTGGGGGCGACGCGTCGGCAGGCGCTGGTGAAGGTCCTGCTGCCGATGTCCAAGCGGACCGTGGTGATGGGCGTCAACCAGTCCATCATGGCCGCCCTGGCCATGGTCACCATCGCCGCCCTGATCGACGCGCCGGGCCTCGGCAAGACCGTCGTCCAGGCGCTCCAGTCGCTCGACGTCGGCACCGCCTTCAACGCGGGCCTGTCCATCGTCGTCATGGCGATCGTGCTCGACCGGGTCACCACCGCCGCCAGTGTGCGCGCGGAATCCGCCCGGCGCTCCCAGAGCCGCCTCGCGGCCTGGCGCCGGCCGTTGCTGGGCGCAGGCGCGGCCGTCACCGCGGTTCTGGTGTACCTGTCGCACACCTTCGTGTGGGCGGCCGAGTTCCCCGGCGAGGGCGGTCCCGGCAGCTCTGTCGCGAGCGCCGCCGACTCCGCGACGACCTGGGTGCAGGACCATCTCTCGGGGGTCACCAACGCCTTCCGGGACGTGCTGACCAACGGTCTGCTCAACCCCTTCCAGTCTTTGCTCACCGACTCCCCGTGGTGGCTGGTGGGCGTGGTGCTGATCGCGCTCGGCGCGGTGCTCGGCGGCCTGCGGGCCGGCATCACCACGGCCGTCTGCGTCGGCCTGCTGGTCGGCACCGGCATGTGGTCGGACGCCATGACGACGCTGGCCTCGACCGTCTTCGCGACGGTGCTGGTGATGCTGCTCGGCGTCGTCTTCGGCGTGTGGATGGGCCGCAGCACCCTCGTGGACCGGGTGCTGCGGCCCACCCTGGACGCGGCGCAGGTCATGCCGCCGTTCGTCTACCTGGTGCCGTTCCTCGCGCTCTTCGGCGCGACCCGCTTCACGGCCATCGTCGCCGCCGTCGTCTACGCGGCCCCCGTCGCCATCAAGATCATCGCCGACGGGGTGCGGAACGTGCCCGCGGCCACCGTGGAGGCGGCCACCTCCGCCGGGTGCGACACCTGGCAGATCATCACCAAGGTCCAGCTGCCGATGGCACGCAGCGCCCTGACCCTCGCGACCAACCAGGGCCTGATCTACGTGCTGTCGATGGTTGTGGTGGGCGGCCTGGTAGGCGCGGGCGCCCTCGGCTACGACGTCGTGGCCGGTTTCTCGCAGGGACAGCTGTACGGGAAGGGGCTCGCCGCGGGGCTGGCCATCGTCCTTCTCGGAGTCATGTTCGACCGGATCACTCAGGCAGCGGCGCGGCGAAGCAGCGCGTAA
- a CDS encoding quaternary amine ABC transporter ATP-binding protein yields MTPTQTEAPQRRGTLPDSDGTAVISVRNLWKVFGPKADSIPGSAEMCGLTRRELMDRTGCTAAVRDIDFDVSPGEVFVVMGLSGSGKSTLVRCLTRLIEPTAGEIVFEGEDIRQADDRRLRDLRRRKFSMVFQHFGLLPHRRVVDNVSFGLEIRGMGRSERTRRAQEVVELVGLAGYENSYPDQLSGGMQQRVGLARALAGDPDVLFFDEPFSALDPLIRRDMQNEVIRLHHEVGKTMVFITHDLSEALKLGDRILIMRDGKMVQCGTGDELVGAPADDYVREFVKDVPRGDVLTLRWIMRPPADGDPLDGPELGPDVVVREATRAVLAADRPVKVVENGTLLGIVGDEEILAVVAGQEGGA; encoded by the coding sequence GTGACCCCCACACAGACCGAGGCGCCGCAGCGGCGCGGCACGCTCCCGGACTCGGACGGCACAGCGGTCATCTCCGTGCGCAATCTGTGGAAGGTGTTCGGGCCCAAGGCCGACTCGATACCGGGCTCGGCGGAGATGTGCGGGCTCACCCGCCGCGAACTCATGGACCGCACCGGCTGCACCGCCGCCGTGCGTGACATCGACTTCGACGTCTCGCCCGGCGAGGTCTTCGTCGTGATGGGGCTGTCGGGCTCCGGCAAGTCGACCCTGGTGCGATGTCTGACCCGGCTGATCGAGCCCACCGCGGGCGAGATCGTCTTCGAGGGCGAGGACATCCGGCAGGCCGACGACAGGCGGCTGCGTGATCTGCGCCGCCGCAAGTTCTCCATGGTCTTCCAGCACTTCGGGCTGCTGCCCCACCGCCGGGTCGTCGACAACGTGTCCTTCGGTCTGGAGATCCGCGGCATGGGCCGGTCCGAGCGCACCAGGCGGGCCCAGGAGGTCGTCGAACTCGTGGGCCTCGCCGGCTACGAGAACTCCTACCCCGACCAGCTGTCGGGCGGTATGCAGCAGCGTGTCGGCCTGGCCCGGGCGCTGGCGGGCGATCCGGACGTGCTCTTCTTCGACGAGCCGTTCTCGGCGCTCGACCCGCTGATCCGCCGCGACATGCAGAACGAGGTCATCCGTCTGCACCACGAGGTCGGCAAGACCATGGTGTTCATCACCCACGACCTGTCCGAGGCGCTCAAGCTGGGCGACCGCATCCTCATCATGCGCGACGGCAAGATGGTGCAGTGCGGCACCGGCGACGAGCTGGTGGGCGCCCCCGCCGACGACTACGTGCGCGAGTTCGTCAAGGACGTGCCCCGCGGTGACGTGCTCACCCTGCGCTGGATCATGCGCCCGCCGGCCGACGGAGACCCCCTGGACGGCCCCGAACTGGGCCCCGACGTCGTGGTGCGGGAGGCCACCCGGGCGGTGCTCGCGGCCGACAGGCCCGTCAAGGTCGTCGAGAACGGCACACTCCTCGGCATCGTCGGCGACGAGGAGATCCTCGCCGTGGTCGCCGGACAGGAAGGCGGCGCCTGA
- the purU gene encoding formyltetrahydrofolate deformylase produces MSPRPQPGREYVLTLSCPDRAGLVHAVSGFLVRNSGNILESQQFDDRLQDRFFMRVHFDVSDPNVDLEGLRHRFGPVAEAYRISWTLRDASTPTRTLIMVSKFGHCLNDLLFRRRTGALNIEIPAIVSNHREFEKLAETYDIPFHHVPVTRDTKAEAEARLLELVRDLDVDLVVLARYMQILSDDLCKQLEGRAINIHHSFLPSFKGARPYEQAYDRGVKLIGATAHYVTSDLDEGQIIEQDVVRVDHSLDPGELVTVGRDVEAQVLAHAVKWHSESRVMVEGNRTVVFR; encoded by the coding sequence ATGTCCCCTCGACCGCAACCTGGCCGTGAGTACGTCCTGACGCTCTCGTGTCCCGACAGAGCGGGCCTGGTCCACGCCGTGAGCGGCTTCCTCGTCCGGAACTCCGGCAACATCCTGGAAAGCCAGCAGTTCGACGACCGGCTCCAGGACCGCTTCTTCATGCGGGTCCACTTCGACGTCTCCGACCCGAACGTCGACCTGGAGGGCCTGCGCCACCGCTTCGGCCCGGTCGCCGAGGCCTACCGGATCTCCTGGACGCTGCGCGACGCCTCCACGCCCACCCGGACACTCATCATGGTGTCCAAGTTCGGCCACTGCCTGAACGACCTGCTGTTCCGTCGGCGCACCGGCGCGCTCAACATCGAGATCCCCGCGATCGTGTCCAACCACCGGGAGTTCGAGAAGCTCGCGGAGACGTACGACATCCCCTTCCACCACGTCCCGGTGACCCGGGACACCAAGGCCGAGGCCGAGGCACGACTGCTCGAGCTCGTCCGCGACCTGGACGTCGACCTGGTGGTGCTGGCCCGCTACATGCAGATCCTCTCCGACGACCTGTGCAAGCAGCTCGAAGGCCGCGCCATCAACATCCACCACTCCTTCCTGCCCAGCTTCAAGGGCGCCCGCCCCTACGAGCAGGCCTACGACCGCGGGGTGAAGCTCATCGGCGCGACCGCCCACTACGTGACGTCCGACCTGGACGAGGGCCAGATCATCGAGCAGGACGTCGTCCGGGTGGACCACTCGCTGGACCCCGGCGAACTCGTCACGGTCGGACGGGACGTGGAGGCCCAGGTCCTCGCGCACGCCGTGAAGTGGCACAGCGAGAGCCGCGTGATGGTCGAGGGCAACCGCACGGTCGTCTTCCGCTGA
- a CDS encoding IclR family transcriptional regulator, translated as MQSVDRAISVLEILAQRGEAGVSEVAAEIDVHKSTAFRLLGALEARGLVEQAGDRGKYRLGFGIVRLAGAVTGRIDITQQGRPVCEELAEEIGETVNIAVLQEHYAVNLYQVHGPGAVTAQNWVGQLTPLHATSSGKILLAHLPAEERTALLAEAGLKKVTPHTITARTKLEKNLAEARERGYAWAREELEIGLHAMAAPIRDRDGEVIAALSASGPSYRLTDERLHELSPVLLKGAEEISRRMGYLG; from the coding sequence GTGCAGTCGGTCGACCGCGCCATCAGCGTCCTGGAGATCCTTGCTCAGCGCGGCGAGGCGGGCGTCAGCGAGGTCGCGGCCGAGATCGATGTTCACAAGTCCACCGCGTTCCGCCTGCTCGGCGCCCTGGAAGCGCGCGGACTGGTGGAACAGGCCGGCGACCGCGGCAAGTACCGGCTCGGCTTCGGGATCGTGCGCCTGGCCGGCGCGGTCACCGGGCGCATCGACATCACCCAGCAGGGCCGCCCGGTCTGCGAGGAACTGGCGGAGGAGATCGGCGAGACGGTCAACATCGCCGTACTCCAGGAGCACTACGCGGTCAACCTCTACCAGGTGCACGGCCCCGGCGCCGTCACGGCACAGAACTGGGTCGGCCAGCTGACCCCGCTGCACGCCACATCGAGCGGCAAGATCCTGCTGGCCCACCTGCCGGCCGAGGAGCGCACCGCACTGCTCGCCGAGGCCGGCCTGAAGAAGGTCACCCCGCACACCATCACGGCGCGGACGAAGCTCGAGAAGAACCTCGCCGAGGCCCGTGAGCGCGGTTACGCCTGGGCGCGAGAGGAGCTGGAGATCGGCCTGCACGCCATGGCCGCGCCGATCCGCGACCGGGACGGCGAGGTCATCGCCGCTCTCAGCGCCTCCGGGCCCTCCTACCGGCTCACCGACGAGCGTCTGCACGAGCTGTCCCCGGTGCTGCTGAAGGGCGCGGAGGAGATCAGCCGCCGCATGGGCTACCTGGGCTGA
- a CDS encoding bifunctional 3-phenylpropionate/cinnamic acid dioxygenase ferredoxin subunit, whose translation MMIPACRLADLPRGEAYRLDIDPPVSVFHTDDGGLFAIDDTCTHQDASLADGWLEGCEVECPLHASKFDLRTGAVDSPPAKLPVRTHEVVVEDGMIHVRLSLEAPNLPPCIAARLAPGAA comes from the coding sequence ATGATGATTCCCGCGTGCCGTCTCGCCGATCTCCCGCGAGGCGAGGCCTACCGGCTCGACATCGACCCGCCGGTCTCGGTGTTCCACACCGACGACGGCGGGCTCTTCGCCATCGACGACACCTGCACCCACCAGGACGCCTCGCTCGCCGACGGCTGGCTGGAGGGCTGCGAGGTGGAATGCCCCCTGCACGCCTCGAAGTTCGACCTGCGGACCGGCGCGGTGGACTCCCCGCCGGCCAAGCTCCCCGTGCGGACGCACGAGGTCGTCGTCGAGGACGGCATGATCCACGTCCGGCTGTCCCTGGAGGCCCCCAACCTGCCGCCCTGCATCGCGGCGCGGCTCGCCCCGGGCGCCGCGTGA
- a CDS encoding MBL fold metallo-hydrolase produces MAGVTVERLVTSGTFALDGGVWDVDNNVWIVGDAEEAVVIDAAHDAEAIADALGGRTLRAIVCTHAHNDHIDAAPALADRTGAPILLHGADLPLWKQTHPDRAPDGELADGQVLTVGGVELTVLHTPGHAPGAVCLHAPALRALFSGDTLFAGGPGATGRSYSDFPTIVDSIRDRLLTLPGDTTVHTGHGDTTTVAAEAPHLQEWIDRGF; encoded by the coding sequence ATGGCCGGCGTCACCGTCGAACGGCTCGTCACCTCGGGAACGTTCGCGCTGGACGGCGGGGTCTGGGACGTGGACAACAACGTGTGGATCGTCGGCGACGCCGAGGAGGCGGTGGTCATCGACGCCGCGCACGACGCCGAGGCCATCGCCGACGCCCTCGGCGGGCGCACCCTGCGGGCCATCGTCTGCACCCATGCCCACAACGACCACATCGACGCCGCGCCCGCGCTCGCGGACCGCACCGGCGCCCCGATCCTGCTGCACGGCGCCGACCTGCCGCTGTGGAAGCAGACCCACCCCGACCGGGCGCCCGACGGCGAGCTGGCCGACGGCCAGGTCCTCACCGTGGGCGGCGTCGAGCTGACCGTGCTGCACACCCCGGGCCACGCCCCGGGCGCGGTCTGCCTCCACGCACCCGCTCTGCGGGCCCTCTTCAGCGGGGACACGCTCTTCGCCGGCGGCCCGGGGGCGACCGGGAGGTCGTACAGCGACTTCCCGACCATCGTGGACTCCATCCGGGACCGGCTGCTGACCCTGCCGGGCGACACGACCGTGCACACCGGTCACGGGGACACGACCACCGTCGCGGCGGAGGCCCCGCATTTGCAGGAGTGGATCGACCGGGGGTTCTGA